A genome region from Colwellia sp. Arc7-D includes the following:
- the tig gene encoding trigger factor, with translation MQVSVETTQGLERRLTISVPAETVDVEVKNRLRHIGKTQRINGFRPGKVPASVIQKRYGQSVRQEVAGELMQRNFVDAIVAEKLNPAGRPSFIAKSNEDGKALEFEATFEVYPEVVLKDLDKIAVERPAVDVTDADLDEMFETLQNQHKTWKENKRKTKKGDKLTIDFNGRVDGEEFEGGKAEGFELELGSNRMIPGFEKEIIGMKAGDEKTITVTFPDDYHAEKLKGKDAEFDIVVHKTEGAVLPEVNDEFAKLFGVEEGGVAALREEVGKNMTRELNQAVKAKVKEQVIEGLLEVSELEIPAALIAQEVDVLRKQAMQRFADQMDPNNLPELPAEMFEEQAKKRVKTGLLLGEVIKVNELKVDEAKVTELIESAASAYEDPAEVIEYYKTNKELAQQMQNVALEEQAVEFLLESAKVKNKKASFKDIMNPEGK, from the coding sequence TCCTGCCGAAACAGTAGATGTTGAAGTTAAGAATCGTCTTCGCCACATCGGTAAAACACAGCGTATCAATGGTTTCCGTCCAGGTAAAGTACCAGCGTCAGTTATTCAAAAACGCTATGGTCAATCTGTTCGTCAAGAAGTTGCTGGTGAATTAATGCAACGTAACTTTGTTGATGCGATTGTTGCTGAGAAATTAAACCCAGCAGGTCGTCCTTCATTTATTGCTAAAAGCAATGAAGATGGCAAAGCATTAGAATTTGAAGCAACATTTGAGGTTTACCCTGAAGTTGTTTTAAAAGATTTAGATAAAATAGCAGTAGAACGTCCAGCTGTTGACGTTACTGATGCTGATCTTGATGAAATGTTTGAAACGTTGCAAAACCAGCATAAAACGTGGAAAGAAAACAAACGTAAAACCAAGAAAGGCGACAAACTTACTATCGATTTCAATGGCCGTGTAGACGGTGAAGAATTTGAAGGTGGTAAAGCTGAAGGTTTTGAACTTGAGTTAGGTTCAAACCGCATGATCCCTGGTTTCGAAAAAGAAATCATTGGTATGAAAGCCGGCGATGAAAAAACAATCACCGTAACTTTCCCTGATGATTACCATGCTGAAAAGCTTAAAGGTAAAGATGCAGAGTTTGATATCGTTGTTCACAAAACTGAAGGCGCTGTATTACCTGAAGTAAATGACGAATTTGCTAAATTATTCGGTGTTGAAGAAGGTGGCGTTGCTGCACTTCGCGAAGAAGTTGGTAAAAACATGACTCGTGAGCTTAACCAAGCGGTTAAAGCTAAAGTTAAAGAGCAAGTGATTGAAGGTTTACTCGAAGTGAGTGAATTAGAAATACCTGCTGCTTTAATTGCACAAGAAGTTGATGTGTTACGCAAGCAAGCAATGCAACGTTTTGCTGATCAAATGGATCCAAATAACTTACCTGAACTTCCAGCAGAAATGTTTGAAGAACAAGCTAAAAAGCGTGTTAAAACAGGCTTGCTTCTTGGTGAAGTTATCAAAGTTAACGAATTAAAAGTTGACGAAGCAAAAGTAACTGAGTTAATTGAATCAGCTGCATCAGCTTATGAAGACCCAGCTGAAGTAATCGAGTACTACAAAACTAACAAAGAACTTGCTCAACAAATGCAAAATGTTGCATTAGAAGAGCAGGCTGTTGAGTTCTTACTTGAAAGCGCTAAAGTTAAAAACAAAAAAGCAAGCTTCAAAGATATCATGAATCCTGAAGGTAAATAG